In one window of Mercurialis annua linkage group LG4, ddMerAnnu1.2, whole genome shotgun sequence DNA:
- the LOC126678568 gene encoding BON1-associated protein 2-like — translation MEITVLSAQGLKNMSSGPFSNRLRPFVTITTYPQIQFNDSDEKRRVYTSRIDDQGGVNPNWGDKFYVPIDSATFFANNYSCICLEFYSKRLIAGKVLLGWCQIPVTDIGFLPDNSARHLSYRIRDRDGSRGQGIVNVAIKLLTGFEQVNINNQLLSNVSVDHHHQEGSEDCRTVIGIPMKAFSHTGF, via the coding sequence ATGGAGATAACTGTTTTATCAGCTCAAGGTCTCAAGAACATGTCTTCAGGGCCGTTCTCTAACCGTTTACGACCTTTCGTAACGATCACAACTTACCCACAAATCCAGTTTAATGATTCTGATGAGAAGCGCCGTGTTTACACTTCAAGAATTGATGATCAAGGAGGAGTAAACCCTAATTGGGGTGATAAATTTTATGTTCCTATAGATTCTGCTACTTTTTTTGCTAATAATTATTCTTGTATATGTCTTGAATTTTACTCTAAGAGGCTCATTGCTGGAAAAGTATTGCTGGGTTGGTGTCAGATTCCGGTCACGGATATCGGGTTCTTGCCGGATAATTCAGCTAGGCACCTTAGTTATCGGATTAGGGATAGAGATGGTTCAAGAGGGCAAGGAATTGTTAATGTTGCTATAAAATTGTTAACTGGTTTTGAACAGGTAAATATTAATAATCAATTGTTAAGTAATGTGAGTGTGGATCATCATCATCAAGAAGGTTCTGAAGATTGTCGGACGGTGATCGGCATCCCTATGAAGGCGTTTTCGCATACCGGTTTTTGA
- the LOC126679522 gene encoding heat stress transcription factor B-2b has product MMPLPVEQTGESPAAGHGGSVAGGGDLQRLIPTPFLTKTYNLVDDPSVDDMISWNDDGSTFIVWRPAEFARDLLPKYFKHNNFSSFVRQLNTYGFRKVVPDRWEFANDGFKRGEKELLRDIQRRKISAAAGGVTVASVPAVACVASPSNSGEEQLVSSNSSPVAAVPTVAVAAAPIARTRSFTTTPEVIEENERLRNENAQLSHELTQLKGLCNNILALMTNYSSGPINSPNGSNNNANSSNKVLELLALTRAGSHPAVTPPSSSTVAVEEEINPRLFGVSIGTKRMRIDDEDERQESSNDQQDSQENELGSDVKSETLDVKTSRKDHRDRTWLELGK; this is encoded by the exons atgaTGCCGTTACCGGTGGAACAAACCGGCGAATCACCTGCGGCTGGTCACGGCGGATCCGTGGCAGGAGGAGGAGATTTGCAAAGGTTAATACCAACTCCATTTCTGACAAAAACATATAACCTGGTAGATGATCCTTCTGTTGATGATATGATCTCATGGAACGACGACGGATCGACCTTTATCGTTTGGCGTCCGGCCGAGTTCGCCAGAGACTTGCTTCCTAAATACTTTAAACACAACAATTTCTCTAGCTTCGTTCGTCAGCTCAACACTTAC GGATTTAGAAAGGTAGTGCCGGACCGGTGGGAGTTCGCTAACGACGGTTTCAAAAGAGGAGAAAAGGAGCTTCTCCGCGACATTCAGCGTCGGAAAATTTCAGCGGCAGCCGGGGGAGTCACCGTTGCTTCAGTTCCAGCTGTAGCCTGTGTAGCGTCGCCGTCTAATTCCGGAGAAGAACAGTTAGTCTCATCAAACTCTTCGCCAGTAGCTGCAGTGCCCACGGTTGCGGTGGCTGCTGCTCCGATTGCCCGTACTAGAAGCTTTACTACGACGCCGGAGGTTATAGAAGAGAATGAAAGGCTGAGAAACGAGAATGCGCAACTGAGTCACGAGTTAACTCAGTTGAAAGGATTGTGTAATAATATTCTTGCATTAATGACTAATTATTCTTCCGGTCCAATAAATAGTCCGAACGGTAGTAATAACAATgctaatagtagtaataaagtTTTAGAGCTGCTGGCGCTGACAAGAGCGGGGTCGCATCCGGCGGTGACGCCGCCGTCGTCGTCCACGGTGGCGGTGGAGGAGGAGATAAACCCTAGGCTGTTTGGAGTTTCAATTGGAACAAAGAGGATGAGAATAGATGATGAAGATGAGAGACAAGAGAGTAGCAATGATCAGCAGGATTCTCAAGAGAATGAGCTCGGATCTGACGTGAAATCAGAGACGTTGGATGTGAAGACTAGTAGAAAAGATCATCGTGATCGGACGTGGCTAGAGCTGGGAAAATGA
- the LOC126677017 gene encoding DEAD-box ATP-dependent RNA helicase 47, mitochondrial, with the protein MPALVSTRLLLLFGQPSPLLKLSRVSSTRWCHRNVRFYSRIGQDHAPLTLESLGFKSEFESIDMINTRNTDDKVKLSSSIDVPKNKPKTVTSKGTKDVSAKSSFEVDSALFSAKSFSELGLPPLLLERVESEGFKVPTEVQSAAIPTILKNHDVVIQSYTGSGKTLAYLLPILSEVGPLVSKSSKGRDKAGQKSDIEAVIIAPSRELGMQIVREVEKLLGPENKKAVQQLVGGANRSRQEEALRKNKPAIVVGTPGRISEISASGKLHTHNCRYLVLDEVDELLSFNFREDMHRILDHVGRKSSAEPHGSKVQSEKRTARQTILVSATVPFSVVRAARSWGHDPLLVQAKKVLPLESILASGPASPSGPTTSSTSSENPQPQAAVQSLPPALKHYYCVSRMQHKVDTLRRCVNALNSKSVIAFMNQTRQLRDTVFKLEARGMNAAELHGDLGKLGRSTILKKFKSGELRILVTNELSARGLDVPECDLVVNLDLPTDAIHYAHRAGRTGRLGRKGTVVTICEEREVFVVRKMQKQLDITIPICEFTEGKLVTEEEKQKPVEL; encoded by the coding sequence ATGCCTGCACTAGTATCAACAAGGTTGCTTCTCCTTTTCGGACAACCATCACCATTGTTAAAGCTGTCGCGTGTATCAAGCACTCGTTGGTGCCATCGAAATGTGCGTTTTTACAGTCGGATTGGACAAGATCATGCCCCTCTTACTCTTGAAAGTCTAGGATTCAAGAGCGAATTTGAAAGTATAGACATGATTAATACAAGAAATACGGATGACAAGGTTAAGCTGAGCTCTTCTATTGATGTCCCGAAAAATAAACCGAAGACGGTTACTAGCAAGGGAACTAAAGATGTTTCTGCTAAAAGTTCTTTTGAAGTTGATTCGGCTCTGTTTTCGGCGAAATCATTTTCCGAGCTTGGCCTACCGCCTTTGTTACTCGAAAGGGTTGAGAGTGAAGGGTTTAAAGTTCCTACTGAAGTTCAGTCTGCAGCTATCCCTACTATTCTAAAGAATCATGATGTTGTCATACAGTCCTATACAGGATCAGGTAAAACATTGGCTTATCTCCTTCCTATACTGTCTGAAGTTGGACCGCTGGTGAGTAAATCCTCTAAGGGTAGGGATAAAGCAGGACAGAAATCGGATATTGAAGCAGTTATTATTGCTCCATCTAGGGAACTAGGTATGCAAATTGTGCGAGAAGTTGAAAAGCTGCTGGGACCGGAAAATAAGAAAGCGGTTCAGCAACTTGTGGGGGGTGCAAACCGGTCAAGACAAGAAGAAGCTCTTAGGAAAAATAAGCCAGCAATTGTTGTTGGTACTCCTGGCAGAATTTCCGAGATCAGTGCCTCTGGGAAACTTCACACGCACAATTGTCGCTATTTGGTTTTAGATGAAGTTGATGAGCTACTTTCGTTCAACTTCAGGGAGGACATGCATCGAATTTTGGACCATGTTGGGAGGAAATCAAGTGCAGAACCCCATGGATCAAAAGTTCAGTCCGAAAAGCGAACTGCACGTCAGACTATCTTGGTCTCTGCCACAGTGCCATTTTCAGTGGTAAGGGCTGCTAGGAGCTGGGGGCATGATCCACTTCTTGTTCAGGCTAAAAAAGTTCTTCCACTTGAATCTATACTTGCCTCTGGACCTGCTAGTCCGTCAGGACCTACAACCAGTTCTACTTCAAGCGAGAACCCACAGCCTCAGGCAGCAGTACAGAGCCTTCCTCCAGCTTTGAAACATTACTATTGTGTATCAAGGATGCAACATAAGGTTGATACTTTGAGAAGATGTGTTAACGCTCTTAATTCCAAGTCTGTAATAGCTTTTATGAACCAGACTAGGCAACTAAGGGACACTGTCTTCAAGCTAGAGGCTCGTGGAATGAACGCTGCAGAACTCCATGGGGATCTTGGCAAGCTTGGTAGATCTACCATtctaaagaaatttaaaagtgggGAGTTGAGAATTTTAGTGACAAATGAACTTTCAGCAAGGGGTCTGGATGTTCCAGAATGTGATCTTGTTGTCAATCTAGACTTGCCTACAGATGCAATTCATTACGCTCATCGAGCTGGCAGGACAGGTCGACTTGGGCGGAAGGGTACTGTGGTAACCATTTGCGAGGAACGAGAAGTGTTTGTTGTGAGAAAGATGCAGAAGCAGCTAGATATTACCATTCCCATTTGTGAGTTTACAGAGGGGAAGCTTGTCACCGAAGAAGAGAAGCAGAAACCGGTAGAGTTATAA
- the LOC126677019 gene encoding CASP-like protein 4A4 encodes MKQQGDVVVGACRLVSGVLPMAAVSPSAVSANSQAQRPFPTPSPFSFSVASTSWSSRLSIHRTSLILRFLALMFSFVSAVSLAAPSSEKKGQLPSSFAGYSELMYSFVVHILVFLYSAFQLFKGVCDIAHRGILISDMVSDYLSFILDQLVGYLLISSCSVAIMAAQHISRSAPLWKATIVSVSMSFATFLIIVACTLFSGYKLCKRIIW; translated from the exons atgAAACAACAAGGAGATGTGGTTGTTGGTGCTTGCAGGCTAGTGTCTGGTGTATTACCAATGGCTGCGGTATCACCTTCAGCAGTATCAGCAAATTCTCAAGCTCAAAGACCATTTCCGACGCCATCACCGTTCTCTTTCTCCGTCGCCTCTACAAGTTGGAGCTCTAGACTTTCCATTCATCGAACCAGTCTGATCCTTCGGTTCTTAGCCCTCATGTTCTCCTTTGTCTCTGCAGTGTCACTAGCTGCCCCATCATCGGAGAAGAAAGGTCAACTGCCTTCAAGCTTCGCAGGATATTCGGAATTAAT GTACTCGTTTGTTGTGCACATTCTAGTTTTTCTTTACTCTGCTTTTCAACTCTTCAAAGGTGTCTGTGACATTGCACACAGAGGTATTCTAATATCCGACATGGTCTCTGATTACCTTAGTTTCATACTTGATCAG TTGGTAGGTTACCTTCTGATCTCTTCTTGTTCCGTAGCAATAATGGCAGCTCAACACATTAGCAGAAGTGCACCACTCTGGAAGGCGACGATTGTCTCAGTCAGCATGTCATTTGCAACTTTTCTGATCATTGTAGCTTGCACTCTTTTTTCAGGCTACAAGCTTTGTAAGAGAATCATCTGGTGA